From Micromonospora echinaurantiaca:
GGTGCGGATCTGGGCCGACCGGGAGTTCGGCTGGTGGCAGGTGTTCACCGGCGACACGCTCACCGGGGAACGGCACCGCCGCTCGGTGGCGATCGAACCGATGACCTGCCCGCCGGACGCGTTCCGCTCCGGCCGGGACATGATCACCCTGGCGCCGGGCGAGACCTGGCGGGGCGCCTGGGGCGTCCGGCCGGGGGCCTGACGGGGGCGGCATGGAGTTCGCCGAGGTGGTCCGCCGACGCCGGATGGTGCGCAACTACGACCCGGACCGCCCCGTCCCGCCCGACGTGGTCGAGCGCCTGCTCGACCACGCGGTTCGCGCGCCGTCCGCCGGGTTCGCCCAGGGTTGGGGCTTCCTGGTGCTGGAGACGCCGGCGGACCGGGACCGGTTCTGGGCGGCGACCACGCCGGCGGGCGGCGGCCGGGAGCGCTGGCTGGCCGGCATGCGCCGGGCGCCGCTGATCGTCGTCCCGCACGCGAACCGCGACGCCTACCTGGACCGGTACGCCGAGCCGGACAAGGGCTGGACGGACCGCTCGCCGGAGCGCTGGCCGGTGCCCTACTGGTACGTCGACGCCGGCTTCGCCGCGCTGCTGATGCTGCTGACGGCGGTGGACGAGGGGCTGGGGGCGTGCTTCTTCGGCATTCCGCCGCAGCGGCTCGACGCCTACCGGGAGGCGTTCGGGGTCCCGCCGGAGTACCGGCCCGTCGGTGCGATCACCATCGGTTACCGGGCACTCGACCATCGGTCACCATCGCTGCGTCGGGGTCGGCGTCCGGTCGATGAAGTGGTCCGACGCGGCCGGTGGAGCTGACCGGTTGGTGCGGATTCGCCGGGTTGAGGAACGGACCAGCGGTAGCGAAACTGACATCAGGGAGCAGAACGCGGTGTGGTGCGGCCGGCTAGGCTGGCACGGTCATCGGTGCCGCGCGGGTCGCGG
This genomic window contains:
- a CDS encoding nitroreductase family protein, translated to MEFAEVVRRRRMVRNYDPDRPVPPDVVERLLDHAVRAPSAGFAQGWGFLVLETPADRDRFWAATTPAGGGRERWLAGMRRAPLIVVPHANRDAYLDRYAEPDKGWTDRSPERWPVPYWYVDAGFAALLMLLTAVDEGLGACFFGIPPQRLDAYREAFGVPPEYRPVGAITIGYRALDHRSPSLRRGRRPVDEVVRRGRWS